From the genome of Streptomyces sp. NBC_01260, one region includes:
- a CDS encoding metallophosphoesterase, producing the protein MRARYGVPLKITAVTAAAGAVGLAYAAGFEARSFRLRRVTIPVLPHGARPLRVLQVSDVHMVSGQRKKRAWLQSLAGLRPDFVVNTGDNLSDPEAVPELLDALGPLMELPGVYVFGSNDYYGPKLRNPARYLFEKTAGKHGLNGNAPAVGVVHNPWEPMRDAFDEAGWLNLSNTRGRLKLDGLELAFTGLDDPHIKRDRYAEVAGGPESGADLSIGVVHAPYLRSLDAFTSDGYPLILAGHTHGGQLCIPFYGALVTNCDLDTDRVKGLSSHSVDGNRAYLHVSAGCGTNRYTPVRFACPPEATLLTLTARDA; encoded by the coding sequence ATGCGCGCACGCTACGGAGTACCCCTGAAAATCACGGCGGTCACCGCCGCGGCCGGCGCCGTCGGCCTCGCCTACGCGGCCGGATTCGAGGCCCGCTCGTTCCGCCTGCGAAGGGTCACGATCCCCGTACTCCCGCACGGAGCACGTCCGTTGCGCGTCCTGCAGGTCTCCGACGTGCACATGGTGAGCGGCCAGCGCAAGAAGCGTGCCTGGCTGCAGTCCCTGGCCGGACTGCGCCCGGACTTCGTCGTGAACACCGGCGACAACCTCTCCGACCCGGAGGCCGTCCCGGAGCTGCTCGACGCGCTCGGACCGCTGATGGAGCTCCCGGGTGTGTACGTGTTCGGCTCCAACGACTACTACGGTCCCAAGCTCCGCAACCCCGCCCGCTACCTCTTCGAGAAGACCGCGGGCAAGCACGGCCTCAACGGGAACGCCCCGGCGGTCGGCGTCGTCCACAACCCGTGGGAACCGATGCGGGACGCCTTCGACGAGGCGGGCTGGCTGAACCTCTCCAACACCCGCGGCCGCCTCAAGCTCGACGGCCTGGAGCTCGCCTTCACCGGCCTCGACGACCCGCACATCAAGCGCGACCGCTACGCGGAGGTCGCAGGCGGCCCCGAGTCGGGCGCCGATCTCTCCATCGGCGTGGTCCACGCCCCCTACCTGCGTTCCCTGGACGCCTTCACCTCGGACGGCTACCCGCTGATCCTGGCCGGCCACACCCACGGCGGCCAGCTCTGCATCCCCTTCTACGGAGCCCTGGTCACCAACTGCGACCTGGACACGGACCGCGTGAAGGGACTCTCCTCCCACTCCGTCGACGGCAACCGCGCCTACCTCCACGTCTCGGCCGGCTGCGGCACCAACCGCTACACCCCGGTCCGCTTCGCCTGCC
- a CDS encoding NUDIX hydrolase has translation MSNGQWYPPEWPDRIRALATGELTAATPRRAATVMLLRDAAAGTGGGPTVHMLRRRTSMAFAGGAYAYPGGGVDPRDDDRLVGWAGPALESWAQRLGVATPAEAQAIVCAAVRETYEEAGVLLAGPSADTVVTDTTGADWEADREALVARELSFAEFLERRGLVLRSDLLGAWARWITPEFEPRRYDTWFFVAALPAGQRTRNASTEADRTVWIGPGEAADGYDRGELLMMPPTVSTLRGLRDYATAVQALEAASAQDLAPVLAQARLEGDELVLSWPGHAEFTKHIPAGGAGGGAA, from the coding sequence ATGTCCAATGGTCAGTGGTACCCACCGGAATGGCCCGACCGGATCCGGGCCCTCGCCACAGGCGAACTGACGGCCGCGACCCCCCGTCGGGCCGCCACCGTGATGCTGCTCCGGGACGCCGCGGCGGGTACCGGGGGCGGACCCACTGTCCACATGCTGCGCCGGCGCACCTCGATGGCCTTTGCCGGAGGGGCGTACGCCTATCCGGGTGGCGGGGTCGACCCGCGCGACGACGACCGGCTCGTCGGCTGGGCCGGACCCGCACTGGAGAGCTGGGCGCAGCGGCTCGGTGTCGCCACTCCCGCCGAGGCGCAGGCGATCGTCTGCGCCGCGGTCCGCGAGACGTACGAGGAGGCGGGCGTCCTGCTCGCGGGCCCGAGCGCGGACACCGTCGTCACGGACACCACCGGCGCGGACTGGGAGGCCGATCGCGAGGCGCTGGTCGCACGGGAGCTGTCGTTCGCCGAGTTCCTGGAGCGCCGCGGGCTGGTCCTGCGCTCGGACCTGCTCGGCGCGTGGGCGCGCTGGATCACTCCGGAGTTCGAACCGCGCCGGTACGACACCTGGTTCTTCGTGGCCGCGCTCCCCGCCGGCCAGCGCACCCGCAACGCCTCCACGGAGGCCGACCGCACGGTGTGGATCGGCCCGGGAGAGGCGGCCGACGGCTACGACCGCGGCGAGCTGCTGATGATGCCGCCGACCGTCTCGACGCTGCGCGGACTCAGGGACTACGCCACCGCCGTACAGGCGCTGGAGGCGGCATCGGCCCAGGACCTCGCCCCCGTACTCGCACAGGCGCGTCTGGAGGGCGACGAGCTGGTGCTGAGCTGGCCGGGGCACGCGGAGTTCACCAAACACATCCCGGCGGGCGGCGCGGGCGGTGGGGCGGCATGA
- a CDS encoding ArsA-related P-loop ATPase, with protein sequence MTSDRNRDTDTGTGTGTNAGADGNSGADAPTTAPALDTDALLDDPGIRIIVCCGSGGVGKTTTAAALGVRAAERGRKVVVLTIDPARRLAQSMGIDSLDNIPRRVKGIETRGDGELHAMMLDMKRTFDEIVEAHADGERARAILENPFYQSLSAGFAGTQEYMAMEKLGQLRAREEWDLIVVDTPPSRSALDFLDAPKRLGSFLDGKFIKLLMAPAKMGGRAGMKFLNVGMSMMTGTLGKLLGGQFLRDVQTFVAAMDTMFGGFRTRADATFKLLQAPGTAFLVVATPERDALREAAYFVERLASEDMPLAGLVLNRVHGSEAARLSAERALAAAENLDAAGIVDQRAGKAGLREPADSPKAGTAQTTDTAGAATPDPSEHASEHESADTPDATPEAGAPADTTACADSADSAHQSADTDAGAAEEQPTGPAEQQPAVSVEQLTAGLLRLHAERMQVAAREQRTRDRFTALHPEVAVTEVAALPGDVHDLAGLRTIGDRLATGSAPAGAA encoded by the coding sequence ATGACATCGGACAGAAACCGGGACACAGACACGGGCACGGGCACGGGCACAAATGCCGGCGCGGACGGGAACTCGGGCGCGGACGCGCCGACAACCGCCCCCGCCCTGGACACCGACGCGCTCCTCGACGACCCGGGCATCAGGATCATCGTGTGCTGTGGTTCGGGCGGGGTCGGCAAGACCACGACCGCCGCGGCGCTCGGTGTACGCGCGGCCGAGCGCGGTCGCAAGGTCGTCGTCCTCACCATCGACCCGGCCCGCAGGCTCGCCCAGTCCATGGGCATCGACTCGCTGGACAACATCCCCCGCCGGGTCAAGGGGATCGAGACGCGTGGCGATGGTGAGCTGCACGCCATGATGCTCGACATGAAGCGGACCTTCGACGAGATCGTCGAGGCGCACGCGGACGGCGAGCGGGCCCGCGCGATTCTGGAGAACCCCTTCTACCAGTCCCTGTCGGCCGGCTTCGCGGGCACGCAGGAGTACATGGCGATGGAGAAGCTCGGTCAGCTCAGGGCGCGCGAGGAGTGGGACCTGATCGTCGTCGACACCCCGCCGTCGCGTTCCGCGCTTGATTTCCTGGACGCGCCGAAGCGGCTCGGCTCGTTCCTGGACGGGAAGTTCATCAAGCTGCTGATGGCCCCGGCGAAAATGGGCGGCCGGGCCGGGATGAAGTTCCTCAACGTGGGCATGTCGATGATGACCGGAACGCTCGGCAAGCTGCTCGGCGGCCAGTTCCTGAGGGACGTACAGACCTTCGTCGCCGCGATGGACACCATGTTCGGCGGGTTCCGCACCCGCGCCGATGCCACGTTCAAGCTTCTCCAGGCACCCGGCACGGCGTTCCTGGTCGTCGCGACGCCGGAGCGGGACGCGCTCCGCGAAGCGGCGTACTTCGTGGAGCGGCTGGCCTCGGAGGACATGCCGCTGGCGGGTCTGGTCCTCAACCGGGTGCACGGCAGTGAGGCCGCCCGGCTCTCGGCCGAGCGCGCGCTGGCCGCCGCAGAAAATCTTGATGCCGCCGGCATTGTGGATCAGAGGGCCGGGAAGGCTGGACTTCGTGAGCCCGCCGACTCCCCCAAGGCCGGGACCGCACAGACCACGGACACCGCTGGAGCCGCCACCCCCGACCCGTCCGAGCATGCCTCGGAGCACGAGTCCGCCGACACACCCGATGCCACGCCCGAGGCCGGAGCCCCGGCCGACACCACAGCCTGCGCGGACTCCGCGGACTCCGCGCATCAGTCCGCCGACACCGACGCCGGGGCCGCCGAAGAGCAGCCCACCGGGCCCGCCGAGCAGCAACCCGCTGTCTCCGTCGAGCAGCTGACTGCCGGTCTGCTGCGTCTGCACGCCGAAAGGATGCAGGTGGCCGCGCGCGAACAGCGCACACGCGACCGGTTCACCGCGCTGCATCCCGAGGTGGCCGTGACCGAGGTGGCCGCGCTGCCCGGAGATGTTCACGACCTCGCAGGGCTGCGAACCATCGGGGACCGGCTCGCTACCGGTTCTGCCCCGGCCGGAGCTGCGTAG
- a CDS encoding GatB/YqeY domain-containing protein yields the protein MTTLKSKLKEDLTTAMKARDELTSSTLRLTLTAITKEEVSGKSARELSDDEVQKVIAKEAKKRREAAEAFSQGGRTEQAEREKKEGELLDAYLPQQLGDDELAAIVASAVDEAKAGGAEGPRAMGAVMKIVNPKVAGRAEGGRVAAEVKKLLAG from the coding sequence ATGACCACGCTCAAGTCCAAGCTCAAGGAAGACCTCACCACGGCCATGAAGGCGCGCGACGAGCTGACCTCGTCCACGCTCCGGCTGACCCTCACCGCGATCACCAAGGAGGAGGTCAGCGGCAAGTCGGCCCGAGAACTCTCCGACGACGAGGTGCAGAAGGTGATCGCCAAGGAGGCGAAGAAGCGCCGTGAGGCGGCCGAGGCCTTTTCCCAGGGCGGCCGGACTGAGCAGGCCGAGCGGGAGAAGAAGGAGGGCGAGCTGCTCGACGCCTACCTCCCGCAGCAGCTGGGCGACGACGAGCTGGCCGCGATCGTGGCCTCCGCCGTCGATGAGGCGAAGGCCGGCGGCGCCGAGGGGCCCCGTGCGATGGGCGCCGTGATGAAGATCGTGAACCCGAAGGTCGCGGGGCGTGCGGAGGGCGGCCGGGTGGCCGCCGAGGTCAAGAAGCTCCTCGCGGGCTGA
- a CDS encoding WhiB family transcriptional regulator, whose amino-acid sequence MGWVTDWSAQAACRTTDPDELFVQGAAQNRAKAVCTGCPVRTECLADALDNRVEFGVWGGMTERERRALLRRRPTVTSWRRLLETARGEYERSTGILPVAIGLEDDELHETFAAVG is encoded by the coding sequence ATGGGCTGGGTAACCGACTGGAGTGCGCAGGCAGCCTGCCGCACTACCGATCCGGATGAACTGTTCGTACAAGGGGCAGCGCAGAACAGGGCCAAGGCGGTGTGCACCGGATGTCCGGTGCGGACCGAGTGCCTGGCCGATGCGCTGGACAATCGCGTCGAGTTCGGCGTGTGGGGCGGAATGACGGAGCGGGAGCGCCGCGCATTGCTGCGTAGGCGCCCGACCGTCACGTCCTGGCGCCGGCTGCTGGAGACCGCGCGCGGCGAGTACGAGCGGTCCACGGGCATCCTGCCCGTGGCGATCGGGCTGGAGGACGACGAACTGCACGAGACGTTCGCCGCCGTGGGGTAG
- a CDS encoding ArsA family ATPase — protein sequence MSRFQVVSGKGGTGKTTVAAALALALATEGRRTLLVEVEGRQGIAQLFEADSLPYEERKIAVAPGGGEVYALAIDAERALLDYLQMFYKLGSAGRALKKLGAIDFATTIAPGVRDVLLTGKACEAVRRKDKQNRFVYDYVIMDAPPTGRITRFLNVNDEVAGLARIGPIHNQAQAVMRVLKSPETAVHLVTLLEEMPVQETADGIAELQAAELPVGRVIVNMVRPHLLDEDALRTAAGGRRREIAKTLTRAGVTGSAGLVRPLVEQAAEHAQRVELEREQRAVLAALGLPGYELPLIGEGVDPAGLYELAMELRKQGAGEGPAGQEVGS from the coding sequence GTGAGCAGGTTCCAGGTCGTCAGCGGCAAGGGCGGTACCGGTAAGACCACGGTTGCCGCCGCCCTCGCGCTCGCCCTCGCGACCGAGGGCAGGCGCACCCTCCTCGTCGAGGTCGAGGGCAGACAGGGCATCGCCCAGCTCTTCGAGGCGGACTCCCTCCCCTACGAGGAACGCAAGATCGCCGTAGCACCGGGCGGCGGGGAGGTGTACGCCCTGGCGATCGACGCCGAGCGCGCCCTCCTCGACTACCTCCAGATGTTCTACAAACTCGGCAGCGCGGGCCGGGCGCTCAAGAAGCTCGGCGCGATCGACTTCGCCACCACGATCGCACCCGGCGTCCGGGACGTCCTGCTGACCGGCAAGGCGTGCGAGGCCGTGCGCCGCAAGGACAAGCAGAACCGGTTCGTCTACGACTACGTGATCATGGATGCCCCGCCGACCGGCCGCATCACCCGTTTCCTCAACGTGAACGACGAGGTGGCCGGGCTGGCCCGGATAGGCCCGATACACAATCAGGCCCAGGCCGTGATGAGGGTGCTGAAGTCCCCGGAGACCGCCGTCCACCTGGTGACCCTGCTGGAGGAGATGCCGGTCCAGGAGACCGCCGACGGCATCGCCGAGCTCCAGGCCGCCGAGCTGCCGGTGGGCCGGGTCATCGTGAACATGGTGCGCCCGCATCTGCTGGACGAGGACGCGCTGCGCACCGCCGCGGGCGGCCGCCGCAGGGAGATCGCCAAAACGCTGACCCGGGCCGGCGTGACCGGCTCCGCGGGCCTCGTGCGCCCGCTGGTCGAACAGGCCGCCGAGCACGCCCAGCGGGTCGAGCTGGAGCGTGAACAGCGCGCCGTGCTGGCAGCCCTCGGACTGCCGGGTTACGAACTCCCGCTGATCGGCGAGGGCGTGGACCCGGCCGGGCTGTACGAGCTGGCGATGGAGCTCCGTAAGCAAGGGGCGGGCGAAGGACCGGCGGGACAAGAGGTGGGTTCATGA
- a CDS encoding MBL fold metallo-hydrolase: MSDAAALPGQPRGGVLSGPATARAVNVLAPNASPMTLDGTNTWIVAEPDSDLAVVIDPGPLDDVHLRAVIDTAERAGRRIALTLLTHGHPDHAEGAARFAELTRTKVRALDPALRLGDEGLGTGDVITTGGLEMYVVPTPGHTADSLSFHLPADCAVLTGDTILGRGTTLVAHPDGRLGDYLDSLRRLRSLTVDDGVHTVLPGHGPVLDDAQGAVEFYLVHRANRLAQVETAVEAGFRTPSQVVAHVYADVDRSLWPAAELSVRAQLEYLDEHGLI; the protein is encoded by the coding sequence ATGAGTGACGCGGCAGCGCTGCCCGGACAGCCGCGCGGCGGGGTGCTGTCCGGCCCCGCCACCGCCCGCGCGGTCAACGTCCTCGCGCCCAACGCGTCGCCGATGACGCTGGACGGCACCAACACCTGGATCGTCGCCGAGCCCGACTCCGATCTCGCGGTGGTCATCGACCCGGGACCGCTGGACGACGTCCACCTGCGGGCCGTCATCGACACCGCCGAGCGGGCGGGCCGCCGGATCGCGCTCACGCTCCTCACTCACGGCCACCCCGACCACGCCGAGGGCGCGGCACGGTTCGCCGAGCTGACCCGTACGAAGGTGCGCGCGCTCGACCCCGCGCTGCGTCTGGGTGACGAGGGCCTGGGCACGGGTGACGTGATCACGACCGGCGGGCTGGAGATGTACGTGGTGCCGACCCCTGGCCACACCGCGGATTCGCTCTCGTTCCATCTGCCCGCCGACTGTGCGGTGCTGACGGGGGACACGATCCTGGGCCGCGGTACGACGCTGGTCGCGCATCCGGACGGGCGGCTGGGGGACTACCTCGACTCGCTGCGGCGGCTGCGCTCGCTGACGGTCGACGACGGGGTGCACACGGTGCTGCCGGGGCACGGGCCGGTGCTGGACGACGCGCAGGGCGCGGTCGAGTTCTACCTGGTGCACCGCGCGAACCGGCTGGCCCAGGTGGAGACGGCGGTGGAGGCCGGGTTCCGGACGCCGTCGCAGGTGGTGGCGCACGTGTACGCGGACGTGGACCGGTCGCTGTGGCCGGCCGCCGAGCTCTCGGTGCGGGCGCAGCTGGAGTACCTGGACGAGCACGGCCTGATCTGA
- the nth gene encoding endonuclease III, translating to MGSASGTGSKPDSKPDSKPKAEPTPERKTERKTEPTPKPKSKAKAKPESHLAMVRRARRINRELAELYPYAHPELDFRNAFELLVATVLSAQTTDLRVNQTTPALFAAYPTPEDMAAAVPEEMEQIIRPTGFFRAKTKSLLGLSAALRDNFDGEVPGRLEDLVTLPGVGRKTANVVLGNAFGVPGITVDTHFGRLVRRWKWTEQEDPVKVEAEIAEIFPKSEWTMLSHRVVFHGRRICHARNPACGACPIAPLCPSYGEGETDPEKARKLLKYEMGGRPGQRLSPPPEYPGAPAPALGAG from the coding sequence GTGGGATCAGCGAGTGGCACCGGATCGAAGCCGGACTCGAAGCCGGACTCGAAGCCGAAGGCCGAGCCGACGCCTGAGCGGAAGACCGAACGGAAGACCGAGCCGACGCCGAAACCGAAATCCAAGGCCAAGGCCAAGCCGGAATCACACCTGGCCATGGTCCGCAGGGCTCGCCGGATCAACCGTGAGCTCGCCGAGCTCTACCCCTACGCCCATCCGGAGCTGGACTTCCGGAACGCCTTCGAGCTTCTCGTCGCCACGGTGCTCTCCGCCCAGACCACCGATCTGAGGGTCAACCAGACCACTCCCGCGCTCTTCGCCGCGTACCCCACCCCCGAGGACATGGCCGCGGCCGTCCCGGAGGAAATGGAACAGATCATTCGGCCGACCGGCTTCTTCCGCGCCAAGACCAAGTCGCTGCTGGGCCTCTCCGCCGCCCTCCGGGACAACTTCGACGGCGAGGTGCCCGGACGGCTCGAGGACCTCGTGACCCTGCCGGGAGTCGGCCGCAAGACCGCCAATGTGGTTTTGGGCAATGCTTTCGGCGTACCTGGGATCACTGTCGACACCCACTTCGGACGGCTGGTGCGCCGCTGGAAGTGGACCGAGCAGGAGGATCCGGTGAAGGTCGAGGCGGAGATCGCGGAGATCTTCCCCAAGAGCGAGTGGACGATGCTCTCGCACCGCGTCGTCTTCCACGGGCGCCGCATCTGCCACGCCCGCAACCCCGCCTGCGGCGCCTGTCCGATCGCCCCGCTCTGTCCCTCGTACGGAGAGGGCGAGACGGACCCCGAGAAGGCCCGGAAGCTTCTGAAGTACGAGATGGGGGGCCGGCCGGGTCAGCGGCTGAGCCCGCCGCCGGAGTACCCGGGCGCCCCCGCCCCCGCCCTGGGCGCCGGCTGA
- a CDS encoding transglycosylase domain-containing protein yields MPKKRSGGGLTTTQQAAKFLGVAALSGVVLAGIALPAAGALGLAAKGTVDGFDEIPANLKTPPLSQRTTILDNQGGQIATVYSRDRTVVPLKSISPYMQKAIIAIEDARFYEHGAVDLKGILRAMNRNVQSGGTAQGASTLTQQYVKNVFVEEAGDDPAKVAEATQQTLGRKVQELKYAIQVEEELGKKKILENYLNITFFGQQAYGVEAASQRYFSKSAKDLKVEEAALLAGIVQSPSRYDPVNDKEEATKRRNTVLQRMADVGDISKEEAAKAQATPIKLKVKRPQNGCITAVSGSGFFCDYVRQIVTGDPAFGKTAKDRAKLWAVGGLTIKTTLDPRSQAASNEAATSRVNKDDKIADAVVQVKPGTGQIMAMAQSRPYGLDQSKHQTVLNLNVDHKMGGSYAGFQVGSTFKPITAAAALEKGISPAQSFTSDHQIVLPGESFRTCDNRPADNRPWEVSNELEEEKGTFDMTSALSKSINTYFAKLEQKAGLCETLSMADKVGYIRGNNKPLQPVASTTLGGQESTPLAMASVYATFANRGKYCSPIAILSVTKPDGKQMDVPKSKCTQAMSEHTADTINQMLKGVVEDGTGKQAGLSDRDNAGKTGTTDERKNAWFVGYTPNLSTAVWVGSDGAQQLPMSNITIGGQYYEDVCGGCLPGPIWKTAMTGSLNASETPGFTPVDVPRSKPKEDRGRNRDEDKGKPGDGDKPGDNSPFPGTSIPPDLLGGNTGHGRGQNDGGKNGH; encoded by the coding sequence ATGCCAAAGAAGCGCTCGGGCGGGGGTCTCACGACGACCCAGCAGGCCGCCAAGTTCCTCGGTGTCGCCGCACTCTCCGGAGTGGTCCTGGCGGGCATCGCGCTGCCGGCCGCCGGAGCACTGGGTCTCGCCGCCAAGGGAACGGTCGACGGATTCGATGAGATCCCGGCCAATCTGAAGACTCCACCGCTGAGCCAGCGAACCACGATCCTGGACAACCAGGGCGGCCAGATCGCCACGGTCTACTCGCGTGACCGCACCGTGGTGCCGCTCAAGAGCATCTCCCCGTACATGCAGAAGGCGATCATCGCGATCGAGGACGCCCGCTTCTACGAGCACGGCGCGGTCGACCTCAAGGGCATCCTGCGCGCGATGAACCGCAACGTTCAGTCGGGCGGGACGGCGCAGGGCGCGTCGACCCTCACCCAGCAGTACGTGAAGAACGTCTTCGTCGAGGAGGCGGGCGACGACCCGGCCAAGGTCGCCGAGGCCACCCAGCAGACGCTCGGCCGCAAGGTCCAGGAGCTGAAGTACGCGATCCAGGTCGAGGAAGAACTCGGCAAGAAGAAGATCCTGGAGAACTACCTCAACATCACCTTCTTCGGACAGCAGGCGTACGGGGTCGAGGCGGCCTCGCAGCGCTACTTCTCGAAGTCGGCGAAGGACCTGAAGGTGGAGGAGGCGGCGCTGCTGGCCGGCATCGTGCAGTCGCCCAGCCGCTATGACCCCGTCAACGACAAGGAGGAGGCGACCAAGCGTCGCAACACCGTCCTCCAGCGGATGGCGGATGTCGGGGACATCTCGAAGGAAGAGGCGGCCAAGGCCCAGGCGACCCCGATCAAGCTGAAGGTCAAGCGGCCGCAGAACGGCTGCATCACCGCCGTCAGCGGCTCCGGCTTCTTCTGCGACTACGTACGGCAGATCGTCACGGGCGATCCCGCCTTCGGCAAGACCGCGAAGGACCGGGCCAAGCTCTGGGCGGTCGGCGGGCTCACCATCAAGACGACGCTGGACCCGCGCTCGCAGGCCGCCTCCAACGAGGCCGCCACCTCCCGGGTCAACAAGGACGACAAGATCGCCGACGCGGTCGTGCAGGTGAAGCCCGGCACGGGCCAGATCATGGCGATGGCCCAGTCCCGCCCCTACGGGCTGGACCAGTCCAAGCACCAGACCGTGCTGAACCTCAACGTCGACCACAAGATGGGCGGCAGCTACGCCGGCTTCCAGGTGGGGTCGACCTTCAAGCCGATCACCGCGGCGGCCGCGCTGGAGAAGGGGATCAGTCCGGCGCAGAGCTTCACCTCGGACCACCAGATAGTGCTGCCCGGCGAAAGCTTCCGCACCTGCGACAACCGGCCGGCGGACAACCGCCCCTGGGAGGTGTCGAACGAGCTGGAGGAGGAGAAGGGCACCTTCGACATGACCAGCGCGCTGAGCAAGTCGATCAACACCTACTTCGCGAAGCTGGAACAGAAGGCCGGTCTCTGCGAGACCCTCTCGATGGCGGACAAGGTCGGCTACATCCGCGGCAACAACAAGCCGCTGCAGCCGGTCGCCTCCACCACCCTCGGCGGTCAGGAGTCGACACCGCTGGCGATGGCCTCGGTGTACGCCACCTTCGCCAACCGCGGCAAGTACTGCTCCCCGATCGCGATCCTCTCGGTGACCAAGCCGGACGGCAAGCAGATGGACGTCCCGAAGTCGAAGTGCACGCAGGCCATGAGCGAGCACACGGCGGACACCATCAACCAGATGCTCAAGGGCGTCGTGGAGGACGGCACCGGAAAGCAGGCCGGTCTCAGCGACCGTGACAACGCGGGCAAGACCGGTACCACCGACGAGCGCAAGAACGCCTGGTTCGTCGGCTACACACCGAACCTGTCCACGGCGGTGTGGGTCGGCAGTGACGGCGCCCAGCAGCTCCCGATGAGCAACATCACCATCGGCGGCCAGTACTACGAGGACGTCTGCGGTGGCTGTCTGCCCGGTCCGATCTGGAAGACGGCAATGACCGGCTCCCTGAACGCCTCGGAGACACCGGGCTTCACCCCGGTCGACGTACCGCGGTCGAAGCCGAAGGAAGACAGGGGCAGGAACAGGGACGAGGACAAGGGCAAGCCGGGCGACGGCGACAAGCCCGGCGACAACAGCCCCTTCCCCGGCACCAGCATTCCGCCGGACCTGCTCGGCGGAAACACCGGCCACGGCCGCGGTCAGAACGACGGCGGGAAGAACGGTCACTGA
- a CDS encoding DUF4177 domain-containing protein, translating into MTKWEYATVPLLVHATKQILDTWGEDGWELVQVVPGPNNPEQLVAYLKREKQ; encoded by the coding sequence ATGACCAAGTGGGAATACGCGACCGTGCCCCTTCTCGTGCACGCGACCAAGCAGATTCTGGACACCTGGGGCGAGGACGGCTGGGAGCTGGTCCAGGTCGTTCCCGGCCCGAACAACCCCGAGCAGCTCGTGGCCTACCTGAAGCGGGAGAAGCAGTAG
- a CDS encoding Crp/Fnr family transcriptional regulator, giving the protein MDDVLRRAPLFAALDDEQAAELRASMSEVTLARGDALFHEGDPGDRLYVVTEGKVKLHRTSPDGRENMLAVLGPGELIGELSLFDPGPRTATATALTEVKLLGLGHGDLQPWLNVRPEVATALLRAVARRLRKTNDQMSDLVFSDVPGRVARALLDLSRRFGVQSEEGIHVVHDLTQEELAQLVGASRETVNKALADFAGRGWLRLEARAVILLDVERLAKRSR; this is encoded by the coding sequence GTGGACGACGTTCTGCGGCGCGCCCCGCTTTTCGCGGCGCTCGATGACGAGCAGGCCGCGGAGCTCCGCGCCTCGATGAGTGAGGTGACCCTCGCGCGCGGCGACGCGCTGTTCCACGAGGGCGACCCGGGTGACCGCCTCTATGTGGTCACCGAGGGCAAGGTGAAGCTCCACCGCACCTCCCCCGACGGCCGCGAGAACATGCTGGCCGTCCTCGGTCCCGGCGAGCTGATCGGTGAGCTGTCGCTCTTCGACCCGGGCCCGCGCACCGCCACCGCGACCGCGCTGACCGAGGTGAAGCTCCTCGGCCTCGGCCACGGCGACCTCCAGCCCTGGCTGAACGTACGCCCCGAGGTGGCCACGGCCCTGCTGCGCGCCGTCGCCCGGCGCCTGCGCAAGACCAACGACCAGATGTCCGACCTGGTCTTCTCCGACGTGCCGGGCCGTGTCGCCCGCGCGCTCCTCGACCTGTCGCGCCGCTTCGGCGTCCAGTCCGAGGAAGGCATCCACGTCGTGCACGACCTGACGCAGGAGGAGCTGGCCCAGCTGGTCGGCGCCTCCCGCGAGACGGTCAACAAGGCCCTCGCCGACTTCGCCGGCCGCGGCTGGCTGCGGCTGGAGGCCCGTGCGGTGATCCTGCTCGACGTGGAGCGGCTGGCCAAGCGGTCCCGCTGA
- a CDS encoding RidA family protein, translating into MAGAVEAKLAELGLALPDVVPPLASYQPAVQSGVYVYTSGQLPMVDGKLAVTGKVGAEVTPDEAKELAKTCALNALAAVKSVAGDLDRIARVVKVVGFVASATDFTGQPAVINGASELLGAVLGDRGVHARSAVGVAVLPLDAPVEVEVQVELTGA; encoded by the coding sequence GTGGCGGGCGCCGTCGAGGCGAAGCTCGCCGAGCTCGGGCTGGCCCTGCCGGACGTCGTGCCGCCGCTGGCCTCGTACCAGCCGGCCGTGCAGTCCGGGGTGTACGTGTACACCTCGGGCCAGCTGCCGATGGTGGACGGCAAGCTCGCCGTCACCGGCAAGGTCGGCGCGGAGGTCACGCCCGACGAGGCCAAGGAGCTGGCGAAGACCTGCGCGCTCAACGCGCTCGCCGCGGTGAAGTCGGTCGCGGGCGACCTGGACCGGATCGCACGCGTCGTGAAGGTCGTCGGCTTCGTCGCCTCGGCCACCGACTTCACCGGCCAGCCCGCCGTGATCAACGGCGCGAGTGAGCTGCTCGGCGCGGTGCTCGGCGACAGGGGTGTGCACGCGCGCAGCGCCGTGGGCGTCGCGGTGCTGCCGCTGGACGCGCCGGTCGAGGTCGAGGTCCAGGTCGAACTGACCGGGGCCTGA